The Phoenix dactylifera cultivar Barhee BC4 chromosome 15, palm_55x_up_171113_PBpolish2nd_filt_p, whole genome shotgun sequence genome contains a region encoding:
- the LOC103704316 gene encoding WAT1-related protein At1g21890-like: MAFGEVVSKVKPYLAMVFLQFGYAGMFVISVASLKHGMNHYVLVVYRNAVAVAVVAPFALWFERKVRPKMTLSIFLKTMALALLEPVLDQNFYYVGANLTSASFASALFNILPAITFLLAIVLRIENMNLRRRRSQAKLVGTIVTVAGALLMILYKGPSLDFVWSKGRSHHNTAVSQNGSNSLKGTLMLLGGCFCWSSFFILQSNTLESYPAALTLTTLICLMGTLMSSLVALVAERGSAKPWIIGWDTRLLAVVYSGVLCSGVAYYVQGKVMKERGPVFVTAFNPLCMIVTAVLGSIVLAEEITLGSVIGAAVIVIGLYSLIWGKSKDHLNQPSEGSEKKGEFELPTAIADAGKSGRNNQATTVEIP, from the exons ATGGCATTTGGTGAGGTGGTGAGCAAGGTCAAGCCATATTTGGCTATGGTGTTCTTGCAGTTTGGGTATGCTGGGATGTTTGTCATCTCAGTGGCGTCGCTCAAGCACGGCATGAATCACTATGTGCTTGTGGTGTATCGGAATGCCGTCGCCGTGGCTGTCGTCGCTCCTTTTGCCCTGTGGTTTGAGag GAAAGTGAGACCCAAGATGACCCTCTCCATCTTCCTCAAAACAATGGCGCTGGCACTTCTTGA GCCTGTGCTTGACCAGAACTTCTACTACGTGGGGGCCAACTTAACCTCCGCAAGCTTCGCTTCCGCATTGTTTAACATCCTCCCTGCAATCACCTTCCTACTGGCCATTGTTCTAAG GATTGAGAACATGAATCTAAGGCGACGACGTAGCCAAGCAAAGCTTGTGGGAACTATCGTTACGGTGGCAGGCGCTTTGCTCATGATATTATACAAAGGTCCATCGTTAGATTTTGTATGGTCCAAAGGGCGAAGCCATCATAATACTGCGGTCAGTCAGAACGGCAGCAACTCGCTCAAGGGTACCCTCATGCTGCTGGGTGGTTGCTTCTGTTGGTCTAGTTTCTTCATCCTACAA TCGAATACACTAGAGTCATACCCTGCCGCGCTCACCTTAACCACCTTGATATGCCTCATGGGAACACTGATGAGTAGCCTGGTTGCTCTTGTGGCGGAACGGGGCAGTGCCAAGCCTTGGATCATCGGTTGGGACACACGACTCCTCGCTGTTGTTTATTCT GGGGTGCTTTGCTCTGGTGTCGCATATTACGTGCAAGGTAAAGTGATGAAAGAGAGAGGGCCAGTCTTTGTCACTGCTTTCAACCCTCTTTGCATGATTGTAACAGCTGTCTTGGGCTCTATCGTTCTAGCAGAGGAGATCACTCTGGGAAG TGTTATTGGTGCAGCTGTCATAGTTATTGGCCTCTACTCCCTTATATGGGGCAAGAGCAAGGATCACTTGAACCAGCCCTCCGAGGGCAGTGAGAAGAAAGGAGAGTTCGAGTTGCCAACGGCTATTGCCGACGCTGGAAAATCTGGTCGTAACAACCAGGCCACTACTGTGGAGATTCCTTGA